Proteins co-encoded in one Kribbella qitaiheensis genomic window:
- a CDS encoding MFS transporter encodes MATVGFAVNFWAWALISPLGPLFRSTGSIGTLTESDVALLVAVPVVVGSLGRIVVGGLTDRYGGRLMFPVISGITILPILFLAFFALDSYALLLVGGFFLGIAGTAFAVGVPFVNAWFPPEQRGLAIGIFGAGMGGTAISALSTVKLTAHLGAKSPFLITAAVLACYALAAWLILRDAPGRIVPTTSLAARISANARLPITWQASLLYAVAFGGYVAFSVYLPAYLKTAHHLTPADAANRMAGFVLIAVIMRPAGGWLADKVGAIPVLAAGFGVVVICAGISAGTPPLHGVGTLAFLAMAAALGSGSGATFALIAKVTDPSRVGGVTGLVGAAGGLGGFIPPLIMGYVYGRTDSYAIGLWMLSSTAVLALLLTVTVVRRTAVQGQESR; translated from the coding sequence ATGGCCACCGTCGGGTTCGCGGTGAACTTCTGGGCCTGGGCGCTGATCAGTCCGCTCGGCCCGCTCTTCCGGTCCACCGGGAGCATCGGCACCCTTACCGAGTCCGACGTCGCACTGCTCGTCGCCGTACCGGTGGTCGTGGGCTCACTCGGCCGCATCGTCGTGGGTGGGCTGACAGACCGGTACGGCGGCCGGTTGATGTTCCCGGTCATCTCGGGCATCACCATCCTCCCGATCCTCTTCCTCGCCTTCTTCGCTCTCGACTCCTACGCGCTGCTGCTGGTCGGCGGATTCTTCCTCGGCATCGCCGGTACCGCATTCGCCGTCGGCGTCCCGTTCGTCAACGCCTGGTTCCCGCCCGAGCAGCGCGGCCTCGCGATCGGCATCTTCGGAGCCGGTATGGGCGGCACCGCGATCAGCGCCCTCAGCACCGTCAAGCTCACCGCTCACCTGGGCGCGAAGTCGCCCTTCCTCATCACCGCCGCGGTACTGGCCTGCTACGCACTCGCGGCCTGGCTGATCCTGCGCGACGCACCCGGCAGGATCGTCCCCACCACATCCCTGGCAGCGCGGATCTCGGCCAACGCCCGGCTCCCGATCACCTGGCAGGCCAGCCTGCTCTACGCGGTGGCCTTCGGCGGGTACGTCGCGTTCTCGGTGTACCTCCCGGCGTACCTGAAGACCGCGCACCACCTCACCCCGGCCGACGCGGCGAACCGGATGGCCGGCTTCGTGCTCATCGCCGTCATCATGCGCCCGGCCGGAGGATGGCTCGCCGACAAAGTCGGCGCGATACCGGTCCTGGCCGCCGGCTTCGGTGTCGTCGTCATCTGCGCCGGCATCTCGGCAGGCACACCGCCGCTGCACGGCGTCGGAACCCTCGCGTTCCTCGCCATGGCCGCCGCACTCGGATCCGGCAGCGGCGCCACCTTCGCCCTGATCGCCAAAGTCACCGATCCCTCGAGGGTCGGCGGCGTGACCGGACTGGTCGGCGCGGCCGGTGGGCTGGGCGGATTCATCCCGCCACTGATCATGGGCTACGTCTACGGCCGCACCGACTCGTACGCCATCGGGCTGTGGATGCTGTCCAGTACCGCCGTCCTCGCGCTGCTCCTCACTGTCACCGTCGTCCGCCGAACCGCCGTCCAGGGACAGGAATCTCGTTGA
- a CDS encoding flavodoxin domain-containing protein, producing MSRKVLVAYATKMGATAGIAAAIGEELERGGHQVDVCEVDQVGSIEEYEAVVLGSAIYVKRWRPEAVRFLRKYREELRSRQVWLFHSGPVGPDKDQLQEMPGNVKRLAHRIGATPAMTFAGRLDPATAKGFIAKRLARSELSGDARDWELIRAWSSDIGAAIHAIESAPWQRGMDYRRHG from the coding sequence ATGTCCAGGAAGGTACTCGTGGCCTACGCCACCAAGATGGGTGCGACAGCTGGTATCGCCGCTGCGATCGGCGAGGAACTGGAGCGAGGTGGCCATCAGGTCGACGTCTGTGAGGTCGATCAGGTCGGGTCGATCGAGGAGTACGAAGCGGTCGTTCTCGGCAGTGCGATCTACGTCAAACGCTGGCGTCCGGAGGCGGTCCGGTTCCTGCGCAAGTACCGCGAAGAACTGCGGTCCCGGCAGGTCTGGCTGTTCCACAGCGGCCCGGTCGGGCCGGACAAGGACCAGCTCCAGGAGATGCCGGGCAATGTGAAGCGACTGGCGCACCGCATCGGGGCCACGCCTGCCATGACCTTCGCCGGGCGGCTGGATCCAGCGACAGCCAAGGGCTTCATCGCCAAGCGGCTCGCCCGCAGCGAACTGTCCGGCGACGCGCGTGACTGGGAGTTGATCCGAGCCTGGTCCAGTGACATCGGGGCCGCCATCCACGCCATCGAATCCGCTCCCTGGCAGCGCGGTATGGACTACCGCCGACACGGCTAG
- a CDS encoding SulP family inorganic anion transporter, whose product MTVGAGLRGLRGGLRADLIAGVTVAAYLVPQAMAYGQLAGLPAVAGLWAVLGPLAVYAVLGTSRLLSVGPESTTALMTATTVGAIAVGDPSRYMILAATLALMVGAICLVAWLLRLGFLADLLSKPVLVGYLAGIAVLMIVGQLGRITGVAVTGDSPAAEVVSAVQQLGTWHPATLGLSVAVLGLLLASARWTPRLPAPLLVMALAAAVAAVAGLGDHGVALIGSVPSGLPMPSWPAISADDLKLLILPACGVALVGYTDTVLTGRAFAGERQERVDADAELLALGVANLTAGGLHGFPVSSSGSRTAIAAAAGARSQVYSLVALGAVVITLLVAGPLLATFPAAALGALVVYAALRLVDLGEFRRFARFRRSEFVLAVVTCLGVVVLDVLYGVLVAVALSVLDLFRRVARPHDGILGIAPGIPGMHDVDDYPTARPVPGLVVYRYDSPLFFANAENFRRRALAAIGASPEPVRWLLLNAEANVEIDITAIDALDALREELGRRGISLALARVKQDLRDDLAAAGFLDRLGPDRIFFTLPTAIEAFRADPGPAPTT is encoded by the coding sequence ATGACGGTCGGGGCAGGCCTCAGAGGACTCCGGGGTGGGCTACGTGCCGACCTGATCGCCGGAGTGACTGTGGCCGCGTACCTGGTTCCGCAGGCGATGGCTTACGGTCAGCTGGCTGGGTTGCCGGCGGTAGCGGGCTTGTGGGCGGTGCTCGGTCCACTGGCCGTGTACGCCGTGCTGGGTACGTCGCGGCTGCTGTCAGTTGGTCCCGAGTCGACGACGGCGCTCATGACGGCGACGACGGTAGGGGCGATCGCAGTCGGTGATCCTTCCCGCTACATGATTCTGGCTGCCACGCTGGCCTTGATGGTCGGAGCGATCTGCCTGGTCGCGTGGCTGCTCCGGCTGGGATTTCTTGCCGACCTGCTGTCGAAGCCGGTGCTCGTCGGCTACCTGGCAGGCATAGCGGTGCTGATGATCGTCGGCCAACTCGGACGGATAACGGGTGTCGCTGTCACGGGCGACAGTCCGGCGGCCGAGGTCGTTTCCGCCGTCCAGCAGTTGGGGACCTGGCATCCGGCCACCTTGGGCTTGTCGGTCGCCGTACTCGGTCTGTTGCTCGCGTCCGCGCGGTGGACGCCGCGTCTGCCGGCGCCGTTGCTGGTGATGGCTCTCGCTGCCGCGGTCGCTGCTGTGGCCGGCCTGGGCGATCATGGCGTGGCCCTGATCGGATCGGTTCCGTCCGGGCTGCCGATGCCGTCCTGGCCGGCGATCAGTGCCGACGATCTGAAGTTGCTGATCCTGCCCGCGTGCGGGGTCGCGCTCGTCGGCTACACCGACACGGTACTCACCGGGCGGGCGTTCGCCGGCGAACGGCAGGAGCGTGTCGACGCGGATGCGGAGTTGCTGGCACTCGGTGTGGCGAACCTGACCGCCGGAGGCCTGCACGGATTCCCGGTCAGCAGTAGCGGCAGCCGTACTGCGATCGCGGCCGCCGCCGGCGCGAGGAGTCAGGTGTATTCGCTGGTAGCTCTTGGTGCCGTCGTGATCACCTTGCTGGTTGCGGGCCCGCTGCTGGCGACGTTCCCAGCGGCTGCTCTCGGTGCGCTCGTCGTCTATGCGGCTTTGCGGCTGGTCGACCTGGGTGAATTCCGGCGGTTCGCCCGGTTCAGGCGCAGTGAGTTCGTGCTGGCGGTCGTGACCTGCCTCGGTGTCGTCGTCCTGGACGTTCTGTACGGCGTACTGGTCGCGGTGGCGTTGTCCGTGCTGGACCTGTTCCGCCGGGTGGCCAGACCTCATGACGGCATCCTCGGCATCGCGCCAGGTATCCCGGGAATGCACGACGTCGACGACTATCCCACTGCCCGGCCGGTGCCCGGATTGGTGGTGTATCGCTACGACTCGCCGCTGTTCTTCGCCAACGCCGAGAACTTCCGGCGGCGCGCGCTCGCCGCGATCGGGGCATCGCCGGAGCCGGTCCGCTGGCTGCTGCTCAACGCCGAGGCCAACGTGGAGATCGACATCACCGCGATCGACGCCCTCGATGCTCTGCGGGAGGAGCTCGGCCGGCGAGGGATCTCGCTGGCACTGGCCCGGGTCAAGCAGGACCTCCGCGACGACCTGGCGGCCGCCGGTTTCCTGGACCGCCTCGGCCCTGACCGCATCTTCTTCACCCTGCCCACCGCGATCGAAGCCTTCCGCGCCGACCCCGGGCCGGCACCGACCACCTGA